In Trichlorobacter lovleyi, the DNA window TCGTCAGTTTCTGAACGGCCCCTATGCTTCACGCTACAGTGCGTTGGAAGAACAGGCCCGGCGTCAGCACCGGGGGCTCTGGCGGGATGCTAACCCTCAGCCCCCCTGGGAGTTCAGGCGGGGCCAGAAGCGGCGGCGTTAATTTTTCAGCTTCTTTGACAGTTCCAGGGCCCGCTTGACCCGTGACACCACCCGCAGCGGCTGGACCGGTTTGGGAATGAAGTCAAAAAATCCGGAATCAAGCGCCTTCTGCTCTTCATCGGTGGAGGCGCGGCCGGTCAGCATGATCACCGGAATCGATGCGGTAATCGGATTGGCCTTGATGGCCCGCAGCAGGCCATGCCCATCCAGTTTGGGCATCTGGGCATCGGTAATTACCAGTTGAGGACGGTGGGTCAGCGTGGTCTTGAGCGCCTCAATACCGTCTTTGCAGATAATGACGTTGTAGCCTTCCTTTACCAGGGCTGCCTGCACAACGGTGGCAACCGTAGGAGAATCCTCCACCACCAGAATCGTGTTACCGGCATCCGGGTTAACCGGTGCATTCAGATAGTGCCGGGCGATTGCCTCCAGGATCTCCTTGCGGGTCGCGATTACCGGCACTACCTGCAGTCCGGTGATACGGGCAATCATGTCGGTGGTCTCGCCGTCAAAGGGGTCGGTTATGGCCACTGCCAGCATCATATCCTTGTGTTTCAACGGAAACACGAGCCGTTTCATGACAAACTCGGTGGGCAGCAGGTTGATCGTCTCGGCCGGATAGGTGCGGTTACTGAAGTCAGCAATGGTCTTGAAGCCAAACTGGCGTCCCAGCGCCTCTACCAGCTCAAGCTCGGTGATGACCCCCATCTCTTCCAGCACTTCACCCAGTTTTTTCCCTTCGGCATGCTGCCGTTCCAGCGCCCGTTCCAGGGTCCTTTCGCTGATCAGCTTGGCCTTTACCAGTATGTCGCCCAGCTGCTTTTTCTGGTTGATGTCGGCAAAGGGGCTGTGCTGGCTGACCAGTGCCTCCATCAGCTCTGCCTCGGTAATAACCCCCATCTCTTCCAGGACCTGTCCCAGGCGCTTGGCGGTTGCCTTTTGCCGTTCCAACGCCCGTTCCAGCGTCTTTCTGCTGATCAGCTCGGTATCAACCAGTATGTCGCCCAGCTGCTTTGTCATACGACCTCCAGGTAGTTAAAAACTACTTCGGCACTTTTTCCCAGTCTTCCAGGAATTTCTTGATGCCGGCATCAGTCAGCGGATGCTT includes these proteins:
- a CDS encoding response regulator, with amino-acid sequence MTKQLGDILVDTELISRKTLERALERQKATAKRLGQVLEEMGVITEAELMEALVSQHSPFADINQKKQLGDILVKAKLISERTLERALERQHAEGKKLGEVLEEMGVITELELVEALGRQFGFKTIADFSNRTYPAETINLLPTEFVMKRLVFPLKHKDMMLAVAITDPFDGETTDMIARITGLQVVPVIATRKEILEAIARHYLNAPVNPDAGNTILVVEDSPTVATVVQAALVKEGYNVIICKDGIEALKTTLTHRPQLVITDAQMPKLDGHGLLRAIKANPITASIPVIMLTGRASTDEEQKALDSGFFDFIPKPVQPLRVVSRVKRALELSKKLKN